GTTATACAATCGCTGCGCCTCAAATTGGTGAAAAACCTATAAAAGTCGCCGTCATGGGCACATGTTTTAGTCGTAATGCTTTCAATTCTTCTCCATTTTTTAATCCAGATTATAAATTGTTCTTTGAGTGTAGCTTTACTCAATTTCATTCATCAATCATTAGTGTTATGACAGAAACATATAGTGCGATCAATTTAAAAAAATATGATGACATGTCTCCTAATGAAAAAACGACAGTTGCAGAAGATGTGAAAAAAGATTTCTTTACCAATCTCAAAAATTCTAACTCTGACTACTTCTTGATAGATTTATATCCTGATGCTGTTAGACCTGTTATTTGGTTAGATTCTAAATCGGCAATAACGCTTTCTTATGTTATTGAGCAGAGCCAGTTATTAAATGATTTATCCTATGAACGAATTATAGACCATATTGATAATGAGGCTTTCTTTAATGAATGGAAAAACTATGCTGACTTATTTATTGAAAAACTAACCGAGATAATTCCCGCAGATCATATTATTTTAAATTTAGGTGGCTTTACAACTTCTTATTACGATAAGAATAGAGTTGTAACTCAATATCCAAATAAGATGGCTATTGAGAGGAATAACTATTTTTGGGATCGTCTGAATAATTATTTCTTATCTCAACTACCAGAAGCTAGGGTTATCGATTTTTCCAAAAAACCATATATTGGAGATTTCTATTACCCTTTTGGCCACTCCTTTTCTCATTTTGAATCTACCTATTACAAAGACTTTCTGAAAGAGCTTATTTATATCACTTCTTTAAAATAAACCTACACATAAGTAAAGAGCTGCCGAAAACATACGACAGCTCTTTACTTATTTTTTATCAAATTGATTATTCGGTGCAGTATTAAGTGCTTGTGTTATAACATGCTGTCCGTCGTTGCCTGCCTGAAACATTCCTAACACAGACTGTCCAGTTCCAATGCAGTAGCCAAAAAATATCATCATCGCTATTATAACTGTAAGTGCAATTTTGTCAAACCAACTAAGCTTATACTTGTTGGCGTTAGGATTTGGATATATTACTTTTTGTGGTAACTTTTGATTGCGTTTGTAGTCATTTTGATATTCTTTTTTATATGATTTAGATTGACTATTAAACCAGCGTACGAATTCATCATATTTATCAGCAACTTCTTGAGCCTCACCAACTTCTCGAACTTGACCATAATGCATCCAAATAATGCGATCGCATAGGCCTTTCATTTGCCCCAATGAATGACTCACAAATACTATCGTTCTACCAGCTTCTTTAAATTCTGTAATCTTATCAACACATTTTTTGTAAAAAGTAGAGTCCCCAACTGACAAAGCTTCATCAATAACCAAGATATCTGGATCTGTATGGACAGAGATAGCAAATCCTAATCGCGAACGCATACCGCTAGAATAGTTTTGAATAGGTTGATTCATAAAATCACCAATATCTGCAAATTCAACTATTCCAGGTAACACTGTCTCAATTTCAGAAGTTTTAAAGCCATGCATCAACAGTTTTAGGCGTATATTTTCATAACCAGTAAGTGGCCCTTTTAACCCCACCGCTATCGCAATCAAAGAAGTCTCACCTTTTATAACAACCTCGCCCTGCGTTGGTGGAACAACACCACACATTATATTTGAAATAGTAGACTTCCCTGATCCATTAATCCCGATCAATCCCACTGTTTCACCATCATGGATATCAAAATTAACATCACGCAAAGCCCAAAAAGACTGTAATTGCTTGCTCTTAGGCAAGAACAAACTTTTGATTTTGTCTGATTTATTTTGATATAGGTCGTATTCTTTTGATACATGTTTAAATGCTACTTTTATATTTTTTCTCATTTGCCCTTACCTCCTATAAATAATCCACGAAACGTTCGCGGAATTTCATGTGTAATACAGATCCCACATAAAGGCAAACTAGTGTTACAAGCCAAAAATAAACTGTATAGGAAGGTTCTTGCCAAAACCCTTTATTCCCAACAAAACTATCTCGAAAGCCGTTTATAATGTATACTAAGGGATTTAGTTTTAAAAGGTCAACAACCCATTCTGGTAGTTTGGTATTTAAATTCCAAACTACTCCCGAAACGTAAAATAAAACACGCATGACAGATTGTAACATCACATAATAATCACGAACTAGTACACTGATTGTGGCATTCAATAATGTGACACTGAATAAGAATGCTATCATCGCCACGAAATAATAGAAAAATTGAGCCCAATACATCGTAACTGGTGCGCCTTTGACAAATAGAAGAATGAAAAAGATTACCATCATTGTGAAATAACTCGTCAAATTAGAGACGATTGTTATATTTGGCATTACAC
The sequence above is drawn from the Listeria weihenstephanensis genome and encodes:
- a CDS encoding ABC transporter ATP-binding protein; the protein is MRKNIKVAFKHVSKEYDLYQNKSDKIKSLFLPKSKQLQSFWALRDVNFDIHDGETVGLIGINGSGKSTISNIMCGVVPPTQGEVVIKGETSLIAIAVGLKGPLTGYENIRLKLLMHGFKTSEIETVLPGIVEFADIGDFMNQPIQNYSSGMRSRLGFAISVHTDPDILVIDEALSVGDSTFYKKCVDKITEFKEAGRTIVFVSHSLGQMKGLCDRIIWMHYGQVREVGEAQEVADKYDEFVRWFNSQSKSYKKEYQNDYKRNQKLPQKVIYPNPNANKYKLSWFDKIALTVIIAMMIFFGYCIGTGQSVLGMFQAGNDGQHVITQALNTAPNNQFDKK
- a CDS encoding ABC transporter permease — encoded protein: MKQVLEVLKEQFKYAPMIFRIARYEDKATYQSHYLGLAWQILNPLIQIAIYYFVFGFAMSGNSGVAGASYIEWMLAGIIPWFFISAVILQGANSIYNKIHMVSKMKFPMSVMPNITIVSNLTSYFTMMVIFFILLFVKGAPVTMYWAQFFYYFVAMIAFLFSVTLLNATISVLVRDYYVMLQSVMRVLFYVSGVVWNLNTKLPEWVVDLLKLNPLVYIINGFRDSFVGNKGFWQEPSYTVYFWLVTLVCLYVGSVLHMKFRERFVDYL